A region of Lycium barbarum isolate Lr01 chromosome 1, ASM1917538v2, whole genome shotgun sequence DNA encodes the following proteins:
- the LOC132637907 gene encoding jasmonate-induced oxygenase 2-like, with protein MKSPQDWPEPIVRVQSLSDSGISTIPNKYVKPPIERPSLSNSFNNDINIPTIDFLGLFTSDGNNYANKSIIYEQISEACRNWGFFQVVNHGVPPELMDEAREVWREFFHHPMDVKQTYANTPKTYEGYGSRLGVEKGAILDWSDYYFLHYLPCSLKVHNKWPAFPLSLRKVIEEYSKQVVKFCGRLMKILSSNLGLKEDVLQNAFGGDRDIGACLRVNFYPKCPQPDLTLGLSPHSDPGGMTILLPDQHVAGLQVRRDGHWITVKPASHAFIVNIGDQIQVLSNAIYKSVEHRVIVNSAEERVSLAFFYNPKSDLLIEPVKELVTKQNPPLYPPRTFDEYRLYMRTKGPQGKSQLGESDKSQDEK; from the exons ATGAAATCTCCACAAGATTGGCCAGAACCTATAGTCCGTGTCCAATCTTTATCTGATAGTGGCATCTCTACAATTCCCAACAAATATGTCAAGCCGCCAATAGAGAGACCATCGTTGAGTAATTCCTTCAACAACGATATTAACATCCCCACCATTGATTTTCTGGGACTTTTTACTAGTGATGGAAACAATTATGCAAATAAATCCATTATTTATGAACAAATTTCAGAGGCTTGTAGAAACTGGGGATTCTTTCAGGTTGTGAATCATGGTGTTCCTCCAGAGCTAATGGATGAAGCACGAGAAGTTTGGAGGGAATTCTTTCACCATCCCATGGATGTTAAGCAAACATATGCTAATACGCCTAAGACTTATGAGGGCTATGGGAGCCGTCTTGGAGTTGAGAAAGGTGCCATTCTTGATTGGAGTGATTATTATTTTCTTCACTATCTTCCTTGTTCTTTGAAGGTCCATAACAAGTGGCCTGCCTTCCCGCTTTCCCTCAG GAAAGTGATTGAAGAATATTCAAAACAAGTGGTGAAGTTTTGTGGGCGTTTAATGAAGATATTATCATCAAATCTTGGATTAAAAGAGGATGTTTTGCAAAATGCATTTGGAGGAGACAGAGATATAGGAGCATGTCTAAGGGTGAACTTTTATCCAAAATGTCCACAGCCAGACTTGACCTTAGGCCTTTCACCACATTCTGATCCTGGTGGTATGACCATTCTCCTCCCTGATCAGCACGTTGCTGGCCTTCAGGTCCGGCGAGACGGCCATTGGATCACTGTAAAGCCAGCTTCACATGCTTTCATTGTCAATATAGGTGATCAGATTCAG GTATTAAGCAATGCCATATACAAGAGTGTTGAGCATAGAGTGATCGTGAATTCAGCGGAAGAGCGTGTTTCCCTTGCATTTTTCTACAATCCTAAAAGTGATTTGCTGATAGAACCGGTAAAGGAGCTGGTTACCAAGCAAAATCCTCCATTGTATCCACCAAGGACCTTTGATGAGTATAGACTCTACATGAGGACTAAAGGACCTCAGGGAAAATCTCAGTTAGGAGAATCAGACAAATCCCaagatgaaaaataa